In one Streptomyces sp. T12 genomic region, the following are encoded:
- a CDS encoding ABC transporter permease, with protein sequence MYELFSNLGAWLVSGEQWSGPDGIGHRLAEHLQYSLVATLIAAAIGLPLGLLIGHTGNGAFLAINLASFGRALPTVGLVVLVFLAGGLSMLPVYVALVALAVPAIVTNTYAGMTAVDPDVKDAARGQGLRGHQVLLQVELPLALPLIMTGLRLALIQVVATATIAAYVSFGGLGRYVFDGLAQRDLVQVLGGAVLVAVVAVALDLALSGLQRILFRHRTA encoded by the coding sequence ATGTACGAACTCTTCAGCAACCTCGGCGCCTGGCTGGTCAGCGGCGAGCAGTGGTCGGGCCCGGACGGCATCGGCCACCGCCTGGCCGAACACCTCCAGTACTCCCTCGTCGCCACCCTCATCGCGGCGGCGATCGGCCTCCCCCTCGGCCTGCTGATCGGCCACACCGGCAACGGCGCCTTCCTCGCGATCAACCTCGCGTCCTTCGGCCGGGCCCTGCCGACCGTCGGCCTGGTCGTCCTGGTCTTCCTGGCCGGCGGACTGTCCATGCTCCCGGTCTACGTCGCCCTGGTCGCCCTCGCGGTCCCGGCGATCGTCACCAACACCTACGCGGGGATGACGGCCGTCGACCCGGACGTGAAGGACGCGGCGCGCGGGCAAGGACTGCGCGGTCACCAGGTCCTCCTCCAGGTGGAACTCCCCCTCGCCCTCCCCCTGATCATGACGGGCCTGCGCCTGGCACTGATCCAGGTCGTGGCCACCGCCACCATCGCCGCGTACGTCTCCTTCGGCGGCCTGGGCCGCTACGTCTTCGACGGCCTCGCCCAGCGCGACCTCGTGCAGGTGCTCGGCGGCGCGGTGCTGGTCGCCGTGGTCGCCGTCGCCCTGGACCTGGCCCTGTCCGGCCTCCAGCGCATCCTCTTCCGCCACCGCACTGCCTAG
- a CDS encoding ABC transporter permease gives MTIDWSWIGDHTDDLTTLTVSHLQAALTAVFLGVLVSLPLAVIAHRIRPLRGFLLGLSNVLFTIPSIAIFVLLLPVSGLTRTTTVIGLTVYTLVVLLRNTVEGLDSVPVKVKESAKAMGTRPLRTLLTVEFPLALPVIMAGVRIATVMSISLVSVATYIGDGGLGQLFTDGFQRNFPTPVIVGVVLTLLLAVVADAALVALQYVLTPWRRRRA, from the coding sequence ATGACCATCGACTGGTCGTGGATAGGCGACCACACCGACGACCTCACCACCCTGACGGTCTCCCACCTCCAGGCCGCACTCACCGCCGTCTTCCTGGGTGTCCTGGTCTCCCTCCCCCTCGCGGTGATCGCCCACCGGATCCGCCCCCTGCGCGGCTTCCTGCTCGGCCTCTCGAACGTCCTGTTCACGATCCCGTCGATCGCGATCTTCGTCCTTCTGCTCCCGGTCTCCGGCCTCACCCGCACCACGACCGTCATCGGCCTGACGGTCTACACCCTGGTCGTCCTGCTGCGGAACACCGTCGAGGGCCTCGACTCGGTCCCCGTGAAGGTGAAGGAATCCGCCAAGGCGATGGGCACCCGCCCCCTGCGCACGCTGCTGACGGTCGAGTTCCCGCTCGCCCTCCCCGTGATCATGGCGGGCGTCCGGATCGCGACGGTCATGTCCATCTCCCTGGTCTCGGTCGCGACCTACATCGGCGACGGCGGCCTCGGCCAGCTCTTCACCGACGGCTTCCAGCGCAACTTCCCGACCCCGGTGATCGTCGGAGTGGTCCTCACCCTCCTGCTCGCCGTGGTCGCGGACGCGGCTCTGGTCGCCCTGCAGTACGTCCTGACCCCCTGGCGGAGGCGGCGAGCCTGA
- a CDS encoding SDR family oxidoreductase: MSYENLAGRTAVVTGAASGIGEAVAVLLAAQGARVALLARRGERLEAITEKIRADGGRALAVVADVTDDASVAAAADRIHEAYGTVDLVVNNAGVMLPNPIEDARVDEWQRMIDTNVTGVLRVIGAFAKDLTEAAAQGRSADLVNVSSIGAHVTGFTNYAVYGATKAAVTHLSALLRGEFGPRDVRVTNIEPGLTESELASHIDNDGLREQVGGMVEAMGTLAAGELADLVAYVTSRPRHVNLRQVVVLPTRQA, from the coding sequence CTGGCCGGACGCACCGCCGTCGTCACCGGGGCCGCCAGTGGCATCGGCGAGGCCGTCGCCGTACTGCTGGCCGCCCAGGGGGCGCGGGTCGCGCTGCTCGCGCGGCGCGGGGAGCGGCTGGAGGCGATCACCGAGAAGATCCGGGCCGACGGCGGACGGGCGCTGGCCGTGGTCGCGGACGTCACCGACGACGCGTCCGTGGCGGCCGCCGCGGACCGGATCCACGAGGCGTACGGGACCGTCGACCTGGTCGTCAACAACGCCGGCGTCATGCTGCCCAACCCGATCGAGGACGCGCGCGTCGACGAGTGGCAGCGGATGATCGACACCAATGTCACCGGTGTCCTGCGGGTCATCGGCGCCTTCGCCAAGGATCTGACGGAGGCGGCCGCGCAGGGCCGCAGCGCGGATCTGGTGAACGTCTCGTCCATCGGCGCGCACGTCACCGGCTTCACCAACTACGCCGTGTACGGGGCGACGAAGGCCGCTGTCACTCATCTCTCGGCGCTGCTGCGAGGCGAGTTCGGGCCGCGGGACGTGCGGGTCACCAACATCGAGCCTGGGCTGACCGAGAGCGAACTCGCCTCGCACATCGACAACGACGGTCTGCGGGAGCAGGTCGGCGGGATGGTCGAGGCGATGGGCACACTGGCGGCCGGGGAGCTCGCCGATCTCGTCGCCTACGTCACCAGCCGCCCCCGGCACGTCAACCTGCGGCAGGTCGTGGTGCTGCCGACCCGGCAGGCGTGA
- a CDS encoding ABC transporter ATP-binding protein yields MIQFDAVHKRFPNGTTAVHDLSLEMPEGGVTVLVGSSGCGKTTTLRMINRMVEPTSGTIRVGGKDVTRQDAAELRRSIGYVIQQAGLFPHRTVLDNIATVPLLLGWSRRKARARAAELLETVGLAADAGKRYPHQLSGGQQQRVGVARALAADPPVLLMDEPFGAVDPVVRTQLQDELLRLQKELSKTIVFVTHDIDEAVRLGDQIAVFRTGGHLVQCASPAELLARPADDFVAGFLGAERGLKLLSLRTLADVPQGPAPESGDWSLVLDAANKPLHWAAKATKDTKGAELPVRPLKDTDSLLAALNESIASPTGLIARVDAEGALTGVSSRDDIHEHAGQAHTEARVAA; encoded by the coding sequence ATGATCCAGTTCGACGCGGTCCACAAGCGCTTCCCCAACGGCACGACAGCAGTCCACGACCTCTCCCTGGAGATGCCGGAGGGCGGCGTGACCGTCCTGGTCGGATCCTCCGGTTGCGGCAAGACGACCACCCTGCGGATGATCAACCGGATGGTCGAGCCGACCTCCGGCACCATCCGGGTCGGCGGCAAGGACGTCACCCGGCAGGACGCCGCCGAACTGCGCCGCTCCATCGGGTACGTCATCCAGCAGGCGGGCCTGTTCCCGCACCGCACGGTGCTCGACAACATCGCCACCGTGCCGCTGCTGCTCGGCTGGAGCCGCCGCAAGGCCCGCGCCCGGGCGGCGGAACTGCTGGAGACCGTCGGTCTCGCGGCCGACGCCGGCAAGCGCTACCCGCACCAGCTCTCCGGCGGCCAGCAGCAGCGCGTCGGCGTCGCCCGCGCGCTCGCCGCCGATCCGCCCGTGCTGCTGATGGACGAGCCGTTCGGCGCGGTCGACCCCGTCGTGCGCACCCAGCTCCAGGACGAACTGCTCAGACTCCAGAAGGAGTTGAGCAAGACCATCGTCTTCGTCACCCACGACATCGACGAGGCCGTCCGGCTCGGCGACCAGATCGCGGTCTTCCGCACCGGCGGCCACCTCGTCCAGTGCGCCTCCCCCGCCGAGCTCCTCGCCCGCCCCGCCGACGACTTCGTGGCCGGCTTCCTCGGCGCCGAGCGCGGCCTGAAGCTGCTGTCGCTGCGGACCCTCGCGGACGTCCCGCAGGGCCCGGCGCCGGAGAGCGGCGACTGGAGCCTCGTACTCGACGCGGCGAACAAGCCCCTGCACTGGGCGGCGAAGGCCACCAAGGACACGAAGGGCGCCGAACTCCCCGTACGACCGCTCAAGGACACCGACTCGCTCCTGGCGGCCCTGAACGAGTCGATCGCCTCCCCCACCGGCCTGATAGCCCGCGTCGACGCGGAGGGCGCCCTCACCGGCGTCTCGTCCCGCGACGACATCCACGAGCACGCCGGACAGGCCCACACCGAGGCGCGGGTGGCCGCATGA
- a CDS encoding ABC transporter substrate-binding protein: MNRRTLLGGLFAAASVPALAACASGITSLENQGSTSGGGGSSKGGITVGTANFTENQVLGYLYAAVLQEAGVKVNVRPNLGTREILIPALRGGDIDLLPEYQGALLHYVAPKATATEEGEMQNALTIALPSGLQVLPYGMAEDSDAFVVTRETAEKYGLTSLADLKKQNGKLVIGAAPEVKKREVGAVGLKDVYGVEFKEFKSLDSSGPLVKGALKKGDVDVANLFTTDTDIQANDWVVLTDPKNLIPGQHVVPLIADRKADSTVRKALARLGNTLTTAQLTELNRQVDKDKKDPEDVADAYAKEHGLVK, encoded by the coding sequence ATGAACCGACGCACTCTCCTCGGCGGCCTCTTCGCAGCGGCCTCCGTCCCCGCCCTCGCCGCCTGCGCGAGCGGCATCACGTCCCTGGAGAACCAGGGCTCGACCAGCGGTGGCGGCGGCTCCAGCAAGGGCGGCATCACCGTCGGCACCGCCAACTTCACCGAGAATCAGGTGCTCGGGTACCTGTACGCCGCCGTGCTGCAGGAGGCCGGCGTGAAGGTCAACGTCCGCCCCAACCTCGGCACCCGCGAGATCCTCATCCCCGCCCTCAGGGGCGGCGACATCGACCTGCTCCCCGAGTACCAGGGCGCCCTGCTCCACTACGTCGCCCCCAAGGCGACCGCGACCGAGGAGGGCGAGATGCAGAACGCCCTCACCATCGCCCTGCCCAGCGGCCTCCAGGTGCTGCCGTACGGCATGGCCGAGGACTCCGACGCCTTCGTCGTCACCCGGGAGACGGCCGAGAAGTACGGCCTGACCTCCCTCGCCGACCTGAAGAAGCAGAACGGCAAGCTGGTCATCGGCGCGGCACCCGAGGTGAAGAAGCGGGAGGTGGGCGCGGTCGGTCTGAAGGACGTGTACGGGGTGGAGTTCAAGGAGTTCAAATCCCTCGACTCCTCCGGTCCGCTGGTCAAGGGCGCCCTCAAGAAGGGCGACGTGGACGTGGCGAACCTCTTCACCACCGACACCGACATCCAGGCCAACGACTGGGTGGTCCTGACCGACCCGAAGAACCTCATCCCCGGCCAGCACGTCGTCCCCCTCATCGCCGACCGCAAGGCCGACTCCACGGTCCGCAAGGCCCTGGCCCGCCTCGGCAACACCTTGACCACCGCCCAGCTCACCGAGCTGAACCGGCAGGTCGACAAGGACAAGAAGGACCCGGAGGACGTGGCGGACGCGTACGCGAAGGAGCACGGGTTGGTGAAGTGA